The genomic stretch ACTGGGCCAAGGGTCGCAAGGGATTTCGGATGGAGCACTTCTACCGGCAGATGCGCCGCAAGACAGGGTGGCTGATGCAGGACGGCCAGCCCGAGGGCGGTGCGTGGAACTACGACGCCCAAAACCGCAAAGCCCTGCCCGAGGGGACCGTGCCGCCGGCCCGGCGGCGCTTCGCCCCGGACGCCGTCACGCGCGAGGTCATGGGCCTCGTCGGGCGGCGTTTCGCCGATCACTTCGGCGACCTGGAGTCCTTCGGCTGGGCCGTGACGCGCGACGATGCCCGTGAGGCGCTTCGGTTCTTCATCGCCAACTGCCTGCCCGGCTTCGGGGATTATCAGGATGCGATGAAGGCCGGGGAGGACTGGCTCTTCCACGCGGCCCTCTCGCCGTACCTCAACATCGGGCTGCTGTTGCCCACCGAGGTGTGCCGCGCCGCACTGGACGCCTACCGCCAGGGAGCGGCACCGCTGCCGGCGGTGGAGGGCTTCATCCGGCAGATTCTGGGCTGGCGCGAATACGTGCGCGGCATCTACTGGCTGAAGATGCCCGCCTACGCCCAGTCCAATTTCCTCGATGCCAACCGCCCGCTGCCGGCCTTTTATTGGACGGCCGAAACCGACCTGAAGTGTCTCCGCGAGGCCGTCGCCGCCACCCGCCGCAACGCCTACGCCCATCATATCCAGCGCCTGATGCTGACCGGCAACTTCGCCCTGCTGGCGGGGATCGCCCCCGCCCAGGTGGAGGCTTGGTACCTCAGCGTCTACGCCGACGCCTTCGAATGGGTGGAACTGCCCAACACCCACGGCATGGCCCTCTACGCCGACGGCGGCCTTTTGGGGTCAAAGCCCTATGCGGCCTCGGGCGCGTATATCGACCGCATGTCGGACTATTGCGCGGGTTGCGTTTACGACCCGAAGACCAAGCTTGGACCCAAGGCCTGCCCCTTCAACTACCTCTACTGGCACTTTCTGATCGTAAACGAAGCCCGGCTCAAACCCAATCCGCGGATGGCCCTTCCTTACCGGACGCTATCGCGCATGACCGATGAGCGCCGGCGGCAGATCGTTCAAGCGGCCCGGGGTTTTCTGGACCGGCTGGAGAGCCGCAGCGGTTGAAACACCGCTGTCGCGCGCGATGCCTGCCCCCACCTTGCCGCGCAGGGTGTTGCCGGCTTTTCCAGGAATTCAACCTGCGGATATCCCACGCGGCGCTTTCGCAATTTTTCAACGTTAAAGGGTTGATCCGGTTTAACCGGCGATATATCGTCTCTTCCGCCGTTCGATACCCGCGCACAGGACGTCAATTTAATGCCCGGGACCAACTGATTTGGCCGATCCTGACATAGGCCTAATTTGTCATATCGGCCCGCTTATGCTAAAGAGCCAATACACGAACGCACCTTTGCCACAATCATCCTTGTCATCATCCCCTTCCCGGGGCGACACGGGAGGAAAATTTTCATGTCTGCACCGTTTCCCATCAACCTGGCTCGACGCAGTTCGCTGCGGGCCCGGGCCGAGTCGCTGAAATCAGCCCTGCTGGCCGCAAAGTGGGCCGCCACCCGGGTCTTCTTCATCGCGTACGTCGGTTTTGCGCTCTTCACCGTGGTGGGTGGTTTTGCCACCGCTCCCCTGGCAACCTGGTATTTCTTCGGTGACTGGCGCTTCTGGCGTCACTGGGGGCCGGGGGTGAGGCTTTTCCGCCAGGGCTATCGGGTGCTTCGCCTGATGCTGCGCGGCGAAAGCGGTTTCATGCTGGATGTCCCGCTCACCGCGCCGCCGCTCAGTGCGCCAGCGCCGTCGCTTGTCAAGCTCAACCCGAACTGGGCCGACGGGTCGGAATGCGGCGAATGCAGCCGGTGCTGTGCCAAGATCGGATGCCCGATTCACGACCCCGAAACCGGTTTCTGCCGCGGTTACGACGCCTTTTACTGGCGCTACTTCAACTGCGGCCGCTTCCCTTCCAACCAACGCGAGATCGACTACTACGGTTGCCAGAAGTGGCTGATGAAAGAGGGTTTCGTTACTTCCACTAAACTGAAGCCCGCGCCTGTCGCGTCAAAGGTGTCCGGGGGCCGGCGTTCAGGCGGCGCCGCCCGGAGGGCACCCGCCGGGCACCTCGTCAGGGGGCGCAGCGACGCCTTGACCGGGGCCGCTTCTTGCGCCTCCGACAGCCGGCGCATTTAGGATCCCGGCAAAAAAATAATACCACATCTCGCTTGTCTTTTTGCCCGTCACCGGCGTTACATCCGCCGACCCATAGCGCGCTGTGCTTCGACGGATGCGCCTTGCAGACGAATCAAAATCCGGCGCCGCCTTGGGGAGTTGATTATTGCCGCGACTTATAGAGAGACCGATTTGCGGCGCCGGCTTCCCTGAAAAGACGCAAGTCCCCCTTGCGCCTTGGCAGCTCTGGGAGGGAAGGGCATGATACGCGAGCCGCAGCACATTCTCTGCGCCGTGGATCTCTCAGCCCACACCGGTCTGGTGCTGCGGTGGGGCGATTGGCTGGCGCGGACTTTTGGCGCACGCCTGAACGTCTTCCACGCCGTCAATCCGGTCCGGCAGGATCCCTTCCCCGGCACGACCATCTTTGAACGCAGCGGGCAGCTGGCCGACTTGCTGAGCCTTGCGCGCCGGCAGCTGGCTGCAGCGGTGGCGCCTTTTGAAAAAATCCAGTCCTGCCAAGTGGTCGCGGGCGATCCTGTGGAAACCCTGGTCGAGTTCAGCCGCAAAGCCGGGGTCGATCTGGTCGTGGCGGCCAGCCACGGGTTTTCCGGGATTCGGCGGGTGCTGCTGGGCACCGTGGTCGAAAGGCTTGCGCGGCAGCTCGAAGGGCCGCTTTTGGTGCTGCGGGTGGCCAAAGAACCGCCTTCGGCGGACTTGGGCTTTAAGAGAATCGTGGTCGCCTGCGATTCGCCGACCGCACCTGACGAAGCCGTCGGGTATGCCGTCGCTTTCACCCGACGCTGCGGGGCGCGCCTTTTCCTTTTGCATGCCATGGCGCTGCCGGTGATGCCCGATTTGCTTGACCCCACCGACGGACCCTACGCTGAGGTTCAGACGGCCCTCGAGGGCCGCCTGCATGAATGCCTGTGGGCGATGCTGGCGGCGCAAGGCGTTGACCCATCGGCGGCGGGAATCGCGCTGCGCCACGGGGCGGCCCCTGAAATCCTTCCGGACTACATTCGCGACGTGCGGGCGGACCTGGCTGTGGTGGGCGTTCACGCCTGCCCCCGGCTCAAGAAATTGATCATCGGATCGACCACCGAGGCGGCCCTGCGACACGCCCCGTGCGCCGTTTTGACCGTGCCGGTCCCTGCAGCTGACGCCTCGGGCAGCAGGCCGCTTCGAGCGGAAGGCAGATGACGGTTAACCCAAGACCCACCGGTCTGGTCATGGACCCTCGCTTTTTGGCGCATGACACCGGGGAAGGGCATCCCGAAAACGCCGGCCGCCTGCGGGAGGTTTACGACATGCTGAGCGGCGGGGACCTCCTGCGCCATTGCCGCCTGGTCAAAGCGCGGCCCTGCGCCCTGGCGACGCTTGAGCTGATTCACGCCCCGGGTTACATCCGAAAGATTGCTGCAACCGCCCGCCAGCCTTTCTCATCCGTGGCGGCGGACATGCCTGTTTCGGCGAAGTCCTACCTGGCGGCGCGCTTGGCGGTGGGTGGACTACTGCAGGCTGTCCGTGTCGTGTGGGAGGGGCACCTGGCAAATGCCTTCGCTCTGGTGCGGCCGCCGGGACATCACGCCGAAGCCGCGCGCGCTATGGGGTACTGTCTGTTCAACAATGTGGCCATAGCGGCCATGTTCGCCCGCCGCGAGTTGAACGTCCGGCGCGTGCTGATCGTGGACTGGGATGTCCACCACGGCAACGGCACCCAGCACGCCTTTGAGCGCGATCCCAGCGTGCTTTTCTTCTCATCGCACCAGCACCCCCATTACCCCGGAACCGGTCTCTTTACGGAAACCGGTTTAGGGCCGGGGGAGGGCTACAGCGTGAATCTGCCGCTCTCCAAGGGCTACGGCGACAGCGAATTCGTCGCCCTCTATCACCGCCTGCTGCGGCCGCTTGCCCTGGAATTTGAGCCGGACCTGATTCTGGTCTCGGCCGGATTCGATCTCCACCCCCAGGACCCCCTGGGCGGGATGTGCGTCACCCCCGACGGGTTCGCGGCGCTCACCCGGATCCTGATGGATATCGCCGATCAGTGCTGCCGCGGCAAGCTGGTTCTTGCCCTGGAGGGCGGTTATCGCCGGGACGCCCTGCGGGATTCGATCCGGGCGGTGGTGGCGGAATTGACCGGCCGCCGGCAAACCGATTTTCACGCCCTGCAGCAGCAGGCCAACCCCAAAAAGGTCCAGTTCGTATGCCAACGATGTACGACGGTTCACAAACCGTTCTGGAAGTGCTTTGCGAACTGAGCCGCGGCCTGTCGCCCCGCTCCGGTTGAAGACGGTCTGCGGTTCGAGGAGGTCCCATGAACCATATCAGCATTATGGAGGCTTCGGTGGCCAAGTGGAACCGGATCCTGGCCGGTGAGCAGTCCGACGGCGGGGTGCTGGACTGCCCCCCCTGTCGCATCTACTACATGCTGGTGTGTATCGGCTGCCCCATCGCAGCTCACACGGGCCACAAGTTTTGCAAAGGGTCGCCTTACCCGGCCTGGTTTCATCACCAGAATGAGGTCCACGGCTATATGCGCCGTAAGATTTACTGCGATGAGTGCCGGCGGCTGGCGACGGCGATGCGGGATTTCATGATCGAGATCGTCGAGGAACTGAAAGCCCGCAAAGCCGCGCGGGAACAATCAGCCGAAGCGATCCCGCACAATGGTGATGGGGGATGATGGCTGCTGGGAGGTATCCATGGCGGGCGGCCTGATGGGCACCCTGACCGCCTTCGCCGCCATGGCCGAGATCGCCCTGATCGCGCTGGCCGGCCTGGTGCTATCCCGGCGCTGGGGCCTTACCCTGGCCGAGGCGGCGGCCCTGGCGGCGCTGCTGCCGGCCATGCTGGTCTCTTTTCTGCTGCAGGTCGGATTTCTGGCCGGTGCCCTCGATTGGATCCCCTGGTTTCTGGCGGCCGGGGCGGCGGCGGGGATGGTCTCGACCTATCGCGAGCGTCGGCTGATCGGGCGCTTGGGCCGGCAGGCGGTGCGCTTCGGACGGGAGCATCCGCTGGCTGTCGGCGGCCTTCTTCTGGCGCTTTGCCTGCTGTTGTTGGCCTCGGTTGTGCCGCCGCCGGCCCCGCCTGCCGGCTGGGACCCTGCCGCGTGGAGCGCCTGGAGCCTGCCATCATCCGGCGTACCGGAGGCAGCCGCCCAGCAGGACCTGGCGCTGGCGCCGCTCAATGCCCTGGTCCTGGGGCGGATCTGCGCAGGCCGGATCCTCGGCTTTGCCGCGGGGCTCTTCCCCTGGTCGGCGTACCTCTCCATCTGTTTTGCCACCTATGCCTTGTCCCGGCGCTACGCCTGGCCCCCCACGGCGATCACGGTAACCCTGCTGGTGGTCAGCATGCCCCGCCTGGTGTTCCAGGCGGTTTCAAGCGGTGCGGAAATCATTCCGGCCGCCGCCGCGCTGCTCTTTCTGCTGCTGCTCTATCGCAGCGTCGAGCGCCCCGATATCAAAGACCTCCTTTTGATGCTGCTGACCCTGGCGTTCAGCATTTCCGGCGGCAGGCTGTGCCTGGTGTTTGCGGCCGTCGGGCTGGGGCTGGCGGCGGTGGAGCTCTTTCGCCGCCATGGCGGTCTGATCTGGTGGGATTTGGTGCGTCAAGCGCCGTATGCAGCGCTTGCGGCCCTGGCTCCGCTTTTGATTTTCTCCCAGGCCTGGCTTTTCGGCCGGAACCTCCTGGCGGGCCAAAACTGGGTTGGTTTGCCGCCCGGCGTCCCGTGGGCCTTCAACGGTGGCGGGTTGGCCGGTTTTGCCGGGAATTTGGTGCGCTACGGTCTGCAGGCCCTCGATCTGACCCCGCCCCTGGAGTCTCTGGCGCTCCGGCTTTTTGGTGTGGACTGGGGGGCCGGTCTGCAGTGGGTTCACGATGGTCTGCTGCCGGCGGCGCTTGCCACCCGCGGGGTGGCGGCGCCATTTGCTGTGCGCGGGACGCCCTGGGTCGAACTGGCCTGGT from Desulfobacteraceae bacterium encodes the following:
- a CDS encoding universal stress protein, with protein sequence MIREPQHILCAVDLSAHTGLVLRWGDWLARTFGARLNVFHAVNPVRQDPFPGTTIFERSGQLADLLSLARRQLAAAVAPFEKIQSCQVVAGDPVETLVEFSRKAGVDLVVAASHGFSGIRRVLLGTVVERLARQLEGPLLVLRVAKEPPSADLGFKRIVVACDSPTAPDEAVGYAVAFTRRCGARLFLLHAMALPVMPDLLDPTDGPYAEVQTALEGRLHECLWAMLAAQGVDPSAAGIALRHGAAPEILPDYIRDVRADLAVVGVHACPRLKKLIIGSTTEAALRHAPCAVLTVPVPAADASGSRPLRAEGR
- a CDS encoding cryptochrome/photolyase family protein, whose amino-acid sequence is KGELGRALARHKVERIVVTAPGEWRVRDMMQTWGETFGVPVEIREDDRFLCTSSEFADWAKGRKGFRMEHFYRQMRRKTGWLMQDGQPEGGAWNYDAQNRKALPEGTVPPARRRFAPDAVTREVMGLVGRRFADHFGDLESFGWAVTRDDAREALRFFIANCLPGFGDYQDAMKAGEDWLFHAALSPYLNIGLLLPTEVCRAALDAYRQGAAPLPAVEGFIRQILGWREYVRGIYWLKMPAYAQSNFLDANRPLPAFYWTAETDLKCLREAVAATRRNAYAHHIQRLMLTGNFALLAGIAPAQVEAWYLSVYADAFEWVELPNTHGMALYADGGLLGSKPYAASGAYIDRMSDYCAGCVYDPKTKLGPKACPFNYLYWHFLIVNEARLKPNPRMALPYRTLSRMTDERRRQIVQAARGFLDRLESRSG
- a CDS encoding histone deacetylase — translated: MTVNPRPTGLVMDPRFLAHDTGEGHPENAGRLREVYDMLSGGDLLRHCRLVKARPCALATLELIHAPGYIRKIAATARQPFSSVAADMPVSAKSYLAARLAVGGLLQAVRVVWEGHLANAFALVRPPGHHAEAARAMGYCLFNNVAIAAMFARRELNVRRVLIVDWDVHHGNGTQHAFERDPSVLFFSSHQHPHYPGTGLFTETGLGPGEGYSVNLPLSKGYGDSEFVALYHRLLRPLALEFEPDLILVSAGFDLHPQDPLGGMCVTPDGFAALTRILMDIADQCCRGKLVLALEGGYRRDALRDSIRAVVAELTGRRQTDFHALQQQANPKKVQFVCQRCTTVHKPFWKCFAN